The Drosophila nasuta strain 15112-1781.00 chromosome 2R, ASM2355853v1, whole genome shotgun sequence genome segment GGTTGAGCGTGCACAATAACTCCGTGTGCTTAACAAGCTAGCAGTCAATTAAAGCAGCAGTCATGGCCCTAGTTTTTCCAGCATCCTAatcctattttttttgtgatttatatattttaattattattcgtGGTGTAGGATAGCAATTGGACTTGTAATTAATCTCACCACCATTCCGTCGAGTAAAACCCATTGTAGCTAGAGCGTACGCCGATCTAGTTAAGAATACCATCAGCTCAGACAACGTAGGTTTGTTACAGGCTTTTATCCACAAGTAATCTCTGATAAGGGCTGGTACCAGGTTTGTTCAAAATTgcacattttataaattacttTACCAATTCACTTAACGTAATTACTAGTTTAGGTTTTCTTTGTCCAAAAACAATCGGCAAACCAAAAATTTGTCAGGCGAATTATTATtctaaatatttgatttttgtgagaAGGGAATACAATTATGTAACAGAAaccaatttttatataaaaaaaaaaaacaaatttcaaatctcGGTATCGAgccaatttttaatttatgtacaaAGTCGCTTCAAGATATATCTAAagactaaaatataaattgaaattctaaataaaGTCAGGAACAATTTTAAGAAGGTTGTGGCAAGTACCATTGACAATCGGAATAATAAGTAGGAAACATATTAAAGTATCCAGATTTAACACTTGATTTTGTAGGAATCCTTGATAGATACATGTCACACTTATATAGCCCTTGTCGTTGGGCCATTTTAATTCGTGATGTCAGTTGCTTTTTCCACTTTGTTCGACGATTCTGGAACCATGTCTTTATTTGTACTTCTGTCAGTGATAAAGTTTTAGAGAGCTCCATTCGCTTGTTTacgcttaaatatttatcctGTTTAAATTCTCTTTCGAGAATATCTAATTGTTTTGCACTATAAGTTTGACGAGGTTTTCTATCAATTCCTTGTTTTCTTAAACGTTTCCCTTTAAACAtaagagaaaataaatagcatgacaaaattcaatttgtttttgttgtctatTCTATAATTACCTTGAACACTGATTAAATGATGCAAATAAGGTGGAATAGTTAATTTGAGGGGATAATTTAATTGTGATACCGAATTTTTCAACTCTGTTGCGCATGGGTCATCCAAGATATCAGATCTATTAAAATTCATACTTTGCAGTAAAGGCAAGGATTTTGAAAGAAAAGTATTCACATTGCTCCAATAATTAGTTTTTTCATCTGTAAATAGAtacaattacatatttaatcAAATCAAGAAGCTCCAATCATATATTGTTTACTTTACGGTACTTATAtctc includes the following:
- the LOC132784602 gene encoding homeobox protein ceh-31, which gives rise to MNDEKTNYWSNVNTFLSKSLPLLQSMNFNRSDILDDPCATELKNSVSQLNYPLKLTIPPYLHHLISVQGKRLRKQGIDRKPRQTYSAKQLDILEREFKQDKYLSVNKRMELSKTLSLTEVQIKTWFQNRRTKWKKQLTSRIKMAQRQGLYKCDMYLSRIPTKSSVKSGYFNMFPTYYSDCQWYLPQPS